In Stenotrophomonas sp. ASS1, the following proteins share a genomic window:
- a CDS encoding DUF4350 domain-containing protein, with protein sequence MSPRLFWSLLLGALVLFGVPLTILYLRTHERVTETIRLPPQGEAAYNPLYVLGQALRADGIDVHSRPRLELQQMTLGRHDTVVLLQDSSELPPPVASALLDWVDGGGHLLVRTPPPAEDDAGSTQGPLLDQLGVDSLFQRSDCQAFHVDDDPGHVEFCGGRRFTLGFAASAQAERRWGTDRDLVFARLRHGQGKVSVLADMEFMRSEVDSPAARLASAGGKASDGLHDASHRDLTRYLLDPNYGKGAVWLVYASRPPSLWSRMFYQGWPLWAPLLLALLGWLWGRSQRFGSLLPSPVLERRSLLEHVRASGELLLRFGHGARLYEAVLALFLHRLRLRAPVAAALDGAPRDQAIAELLKWPQGRVASALTPPPPHDSSALRERIRLLLQMRSLL encoded by the coding sequence ATGAGCCCGCGCCTGTTCTGGTCGCTGCTGCTCGGTGCATTGGTGCTGTTCGGCGTACCGCTTACCATCCTCTACCTGCGCACGCACGAACGGGTGACCGAGACGATCCGGCTGCCGCCACAGGGCGAGGCCGCCTACAACCCGCTGTACGTGCTCGGCCAGGCCCTACGCGCCGATGGCATCGACGTGCATTCGCGACCGCGGCTGGAGTTGCAGCAGATGACGCTGGGGCGCCACGACACGGTGGTGCTGCTGCAGGACAGCAGCGAACTGCCGCCGCCCGTCGCCAGCGCACTGCTGGACTGGGTCGACGGTGGTGGTCACCTGCTGGTACGTACGCCGCCGCCGGCCGAGGACGATGCCGGCAGCACGCAGGGCCCCCTGCTGGACCAGCTGGGCGTAGACAGCCTGTTCCAGCGCAGCGACTGCCAGGCCTTCCATGTCGACGACGATCCGGGCCACGTCGAATTCTGTGGTGGCCGCCGCTTCACCCTGGGCTTTGCCGCCAGTGCGCAGGCCGAACGTCGCTGGGGCACGGATCGCGACCTGGTGTTCGCGCGCCTGCGCCATGGCCAGGGCAAGGTGAGCGTGCTGGCCGACATGGAGTTCATGCGCAGCGAGGTGGACTCACCGGCGGCGCGCCTGGCCTCCGCAGGGGGCAAGGCCAGCGACGGCCTGCACGACGCGTCGCATCGCGACCTGACCCGCTATCTGCTTGATCCGAACTACGGCAAGGGTGCGGTCTGGCTGGTCTATGCCAGCCGCCCGCCGTCGCTGTGGTCGCGCATGTTCTATCAGGGTTGGCCGCTGTGGGCACCGTTGCTGCTGGCCCTGCTGGGTTGGCTGTGGGGCCGCTCGCAGCGCTTCGGCAGCCTGCTGCCGTCGCCGGTGCTGGAACGCCGTTCGCTGCTGGAGCACGTGCGCGCCAGTGGCGAACTGCTGCTGCGTTTCGGCCACGGCGCGCGCCTGTACGAGGCCGTACTCGCCCTGTTCCTGCACCGCCTGCGCCTGCGCGCACCGGTTGCCGCCGCACTCGATGGCGCGCCGCGCGATCAGGCCATCGCCGAGCTGCTGAAGTGGCCGCAAGGCCGCGTTGCCAGCGCGCTCACGCCCCCTCCGCCGCACGATTCCTCCGCCCTGCGCGAGCGCATCCGCTTGCTGCTCCAGATGAGATCCCTGCTATGA
- the ilvD gene encoding dihydroxy-acid dehydratase, translating into MPEYRSRTSTAGRNMAGARALWRATGMKDGDFHKPIIAIANSFTQFVPGHVHLKDLGQLVAREIEQVGGVAKEFNTIAVDDGIAMGHDGMLYSLPSREIIADAVEYMVNAHCADALVCISNCDKITPGMLMAALRLNIPVVFVSGGPMEAGKTKLSEHKLDLVDAMVVAADDSASDEKVAAFERSACPTCGSCSGMFTANSMNCLTEALGLSLPGNGTTLATHADREALFRRAGRLIVELCHRWYGGEDPSALPRGIATQAAFANAMTLDIAMGGSTNTILHLLAAAQEAEVDFDLIHIDALSRRVPQLCKVAPNTPKYHIEDVHRAGGVFGILGELDRAGLLETTVPTVHSASLAEALERWDVVRSDNDTLHTFFKAGPAGIPTQEAFSQATRWPTLDVDRAEGCIRSLQHAYSLEGGLAVLRGNLAIDGCVVKTAGVDESIHVFEGPARVYESQDAAVAGILADEVQPGEVVVIRYEGPKGGPGMQEMLYPTSYLKSKGLGKQCALLTDGRFSGGTSGLSIGHVSPEAASGGVIGLVENGDRIRIDIPARRIDLLLDEATLAQRRADADARGWKPRAPRPRKVTSALKAYALLATSADKGAVRNTALLGD; encoded by the coding sequence ATGCCTGAATACCGCTCCCGCACCTCCACCGCCGGCCGCAACATGGCCGGCGCCCGCGCCCTGTGGCGTGCCACCGGCATGAAGGACGGCGACTTCCACAAGCCGATCATCGCCATCGCCAACTCCTTCACCCAGTTCGTGCCTGGCCACGTGCACCTGAAGGACCTCGGCCAGCTGGTCGCGCGCGAGATCGAACAGGTCGGCGGCGTCGCCAAGGAATTCAACACCATCGCCGTGGACGACGGCATCGCGATGGGCCACGACGGCATGCTGTATTCGCTGCCCAGCCGCGAGATCATCGCCGATGCCGTGGAGTACATGGTCAACGCGCACTGCGCCGACGCGCTGGTGTGCATCAGCAACTGCGACAAGATCACCCCCGGCATGCTGATGGCCGCGCTGCGCCTCAACATCCCGGTGGTGTTCGTTTCCGGCGGGCCGATGGAAGCGGGCAAGACCAAGCTGTCCGAGCACAAGCTGGACCTGGTCGATGCGATGGTGGTGGCCGCCGATGACAGCGCCTCCGACGAGAAGGTGGCGGCGTTCGAGCGCAGCGCCTGCCCCACCTGCGGCTCCTGCTCGGGCATGTTCACCGCCAACTCGATGAACTGCCTGACCGAAGCACTGGGCCTGTCGCTGCCGGGCAACGGCACCACGCTGGCCACCCATGCCGACCGCGAGGCGCTGTTCCGTCGCGCCGGCCGCCTGATCGTCGAACTCTGCCACCGCTGGTATGGCGGCGAAGACCCGAGCGCGCTGCCGCGCGGCATCGCCACGCAGGCCGCGTTCGCCAATGCGATGACCCTGGACATCGCAATGGGCGGATCGACCAATACCATCCTGCACCTGCTGGCCGCAGCGCAGGAAGCCGAAGTGGACTTCGACCTGATCCACATCGATGCGCTGTCACGGCGCGTGCCGCAGCTGTGCAAGGTGGCGCCGAACACGCCGAAGTACCACATCGAGGACGTGCACCGCGCCGGCGGCGTGTTCGGCATCCTCGGTGAACTGGACCGCGCCGGCCTGCTCGAAACCACGGTGCCGACCGTGCACAGCGCCAGCCTGGCCGAAGCACTGGAACGCTGGGACGTGGTGCGCAGTGACAACGACACCCTGCATACCTTCTTCAAGGCTGGCCCGGCCGGCATCCCCACCCAGGAAGCCTTCAGCCAGGCCACGCGCTGGCCGACGCTGGACGTAGACCGCGCCGAGGGCTGCATCCGCTCGCTGCAGCACGCGTATTCGCTGGAAGGCGGGCTGGCCGTGCTGCGCGGCAACCTGGCCATCGACGGCTGCGTGGTGAAGACCGCCGGTGTGGACGAGTCGATCCATGTGTTCGAAGGCCCCGCGCGCGTCTACGAAAGCCAGGACGCCGCCGTCGCCGGCATCCTCGCTGACGAGGTGCAGCCGGGCGAGGTGGTGGTCATCCGCTACGAAGGCCCGAAGGGCGGCCCCGGCATGCAGGAGATGCTGTACCCGACCAGCTATCTGAAATCGAAGGGGCTGGGCAAGCAATGTGCGCTGCTCACCGATGGCCGCTTTTCCGGCGGAACCTCGGGCCTGTCGATCGGCCACGTCTCGCCGGAAGCCGCCAGCGGCGGTGTCATCGGCCTGGTGGAAAACGGCGACCGCATCCGCATCGACATCCCGGCCCGCCGCATCGACCTGCTGCTGGATGAGGCCACGCTGGCCCAGCGCCGCGCCGACGCCGATGCCCGCGGCTGGAAGCCGCGCGCACCCCGCCCGCGCAAGGTCACCAGCGCGCTGAAGGCTTACGCGCTGCTCGCCACCAGCGCTGACAAGGGTGCCGTACGCAACACCGCCCTGCTCGGCGATTGA
- a CDS encoding DUF1190 domain-containing protein, which produces MKRSRTTALLLMSAAPLLFTACQKEPEVKVQEGLYTSVEACTEATGDPSSCRNAFAEAQKQAADAAPKYASKEACEKDYKPEQCVQQHTSAGTSFIGPMMMGFFMSQMLSNRGGLAPQAPAASPAYQDKSAGWARPAPGGTGGLNTASGIGAGKAGLAPVTSEPNRAVTASRGGFGNTSARRSTSGSYGG; this is translated from the coding sequence ATGAAACGTTCCCGCACCACCGCGCTGCTGCTGATGAGCGCTGCGCCGCTGCTGTTCACCGCCTGCCAGAAGGAGCCGGAGGTGAAGGTGCAGGAAGGCCTGTACACCTCGGTGGAGGCCTGCACCGAGGCCACCGGCGATCCCTCGTCGTGCCGCAATGCCTTCGCCGAAGCGCAGAAGCAGGCCGCCGATGCGGCGCCGAAGTACGCCAGCAAGGAAGCCTGCGAGAAGGACTACAAGCCGGAACAGTGCGTGCAGCAGCACACCTCGGCCGGTACCTCGTTCATCGGCCCGATGATGATGGGCTTCTTCATGTCGCAGATGCTGAGCAACCGCGGCGGCCTCGCGCCGCAGGCGCCGGCGGCGTCGCCGGCCTACCAGGACAAGAGCGCTGGTTGGGCGCGTCCGGCACCGGGCGGTACCGGTGGCCTGAACACCGCCAGCGGCATCGGCGCCGGCAAGGCGGGCCTGGCGCCGGTCACCAGCGAACCGAACCGTGCGGTCACCGCCAGCCGTGGTGGCTTCGGCAACACCAGCGCACGCCGCAGCACCAGCGGCAGCTACGGCGGCTGA
- a CDS encoding DUF58 domain-containing protein, with translation MRPAPLLLALLLAWAVLGGLVLGGLLPRWSWALAALAIAVPALMDLWRQWRRPSPQVQRELPEALALGVRREAALRLQADAPMTVQVFDLVPGGWPLESLPQRVRLQAGSASTLHYHLQPLQRGHFRFEGVHLRMRSPWRLWWQQRTLPPALDVRVYPNFVPLTRFALFSADQASRLVGAHVKRRRGEGTDFHQMREYRIGDSLRQLDWKATARARKLISREYQDEKNQQLLLMLDSGRRMLASEGGLSHFDHALNASLVVAYLALRQGDAAGLFATGGERRWVAPQRGMGTVEHLLRASYDLQPRAVATDYLAAATEVSLRQRRRALVMLVSNVRDEDIEDLLAAVRLLQQRHLVCVASLRERELDGVLDSEVQTLEDATQAGAAALYLQQRAKAHEALRSEKVMVLDVTADALPGALVERYLAVKREGLL, from the coding sequence ATGAGGCCGGCACCGCTGCTGCTGGCGCTGCTGCTGGCCTGGGCTGTCTTGGGCGGCCTGGTGCTGGGCGGGTTGCTGCCGCGCTGGAGCTGGGCGCTGGCGGCGCTGGCGATTGCCGTGCCGGCGCTGATGGATCTGTGGCGCCAGTGGCGGCGTCCGTCGCCGCAGGTGCAGCGCGAACTGCCCGAAGCGCTGGCACTGGGCGTGCGCCGCGAGGCTGCACTGCGGCTGCAGGCGGACGCACCGATGACGGTGCAGGTGTTCGACCTGGTGCCCGGCGGCTGGCCGCTGGAATCACTGCCGCAGCGTGTGCGCCTGCAGGCCGGCAGTGCCTCCACCCTGCACTACCACTTGCAGCCGCTGCAGCGTGGGCATTTCCGCTTCGAAGGCGTGCACCTGCGCATGCGTTCGCCGTGGCGGCTGTGGTGGCAGCAACGCACGCTGCCGCCCGCACTGGACGTGCGGGTCTATCCGAACTTCGTGCCGCTCACCCGCTTTGCCCTGTTCAGTGCCGACCAGGCCTCGCGGCTGGTCGGTGCACACGTGAAGCGCCGCCGCGGTGAAGGTACCGACTTCCACCAGATGCGCGAGTACCGCATCGGCGACAGCCTGCGCCAGCTCGACTGGAAGGCCACCGCACGTGCGCGCAAGCTGATCTCGCGCGAATACCAGGACGAGAAGAACCAGCAGCTGCTGCTGATGCTCGACAGCGGCCGCCGCATGCTGGCCAGCGAAGGTGGGCTCTCGCACTTCGACCATGCCTTGAACGCGTCGCTGGTGGTGGCTTACCTGGCGCTGCGCCAGGGCGACGCCGCCGGCCTGTTCGCCACCGGTGGCGAGCGCCGTTGGGTCGCGCCGCAGCGCGGCATGGGCACCGTCGAGCACCTGCTGCGCGCCAGCTACGACCTGCAGCCACGCGCGGTGGCCACCGACTACCTGGCCGCCGCCACCGAAGTGTCGCTGCGCCAGCGCCGGCGTGCGCTGGTGATGCTGGTCAGCAATGTGCGCGACGAAGACATCGAAGACCTGCTGGCGGCGGTGCGCCTGCTGCAGCAGCGCCACCTGGTATGCGTGGCCAGCCTGCGCGAGCGTGAGCTGGACGGCGTGCTGGACAGCGAAGTGCAGACACTGGAAGACGCCACCCAGGCCGGTGCAGCGGCGCTGTACCTGCAGCAGCGCGCGAAGGCGCATGAGGCGCTGCGCAGCGAGAAGGTGATGGTGCTGGACGTGACCGCCGATGCCCTGCCTGGTGCGCTGGTGGAGCGCTATCTGGCGGTGAAGCGCGAAGGGCTGCTCTGA
- the dinG gene encoding ATP-dependent DNA helicase DinG, with protein sequence MTETVAAPRTLDDTLKDAIRKAYTTLQANTPGFSTRRSQSQMIGVVSRALSKSGGVGVVEAPTGVGKSLGYLTAGVPIALASKKKLVISTGTVALQSQLVERDIPNFLKATGLEATVALAKGRTRYLCTRNAAEAQGEGSQGGMFEDDAPLFDRPLAPIEMDIAKRLTDAFTGGSWDGDIDNAPETISPGLRSRITTPASGCAGRRCAYSAQCAVLRSRNTVRDAQIVVTNHALLLSALSIGDSDNGQPLIAPPSDMLLVLDEGHHIGNVAIDQGAASLALDEMAKRTGRLQILIAGAYRAVDKDRLGNLLPNEAIEVASNVAKQLRAFRDHIERVWMPAPADEEPMWRAANGRLPEAWREPIEALADDTRSLYNWAHAATAQVAKGKPDDAARERLQRNLGMALEMIEQQYNLWQAWRREDKDGAPPMARWVTATRDGDLVLHGSPVSAAHVLRKLLWDEVDSVVMTSATLTGGGDFQSLAIDNGIPEEAEMVSLSSPFDLPNQAELIVPKFPVTPDDREGHPREVARYLDTELDWAKGSMVLFTSRWKMEKVAGLMSAARRKQVLVQGEMSKTRLIDEHLRRVAAGEGSVLFGLNSFGEGLDLPGEACTTVVITQVPFAVPTDPQTATLSEWFEGRGLNAFNLIAIPHALRTLTQFAGRLIRTSTDTGRVVILDSRLLTRRYGKRIIDALPPFKRVIG encoded by the coding sequence GTGACCGAAACCGTCGCCGCTCCGCGCACGCTTGATGACACCTTGAAGGACGCGATCCGCAAGGCGTACACGACGCTGCAGGCCAATACCCCCGGCTTCTCCACCCGTCGCTCGCAGAGCCAGATGATCGGCGTGGTGTCGCGTGCGCTGTCGAAAAGCGGTGGCGTCGGCGTGGTCGAAGCGCCCACCGGCGTCGGCAAGAGCCTGGGCTACCTCACCGCAGGCGTACCGATCGCGCTGGCCAGCAAGAAGAAGCTGGTGATCAGCACCGGTACCGTGGCGCTGCAGTCGCAGCTGGTCGAGCGCGATATCCCGAACTTCCTCAAGGCCACAGGCCTGGAAGCGACCGTGGCGCTGGCCAAGGGCCGTACCCGTTACCTCTGCACGCGCAATGCCGCCGAGGCGCAGGGCGAGGGCTCGCAGGGCGGCATGTTCGAGGATGACGCGCCCTTGTTCGACCGGCCGCTGGCGCCGATCGAGATGGACATCGCCAAGCGCCTGACCGATGCCTTCACCGGCGGCAGCTGGGATGGCGACATCGACAACGCGCCGGAGACCATCAGCCCCGGCCTGCGCAGCCGCATCACCACGCCGGCCTCGGGCTGCGCCGGGCGCCGCTGTGCCTATTCGGCGCAGTGCGCGGTGCTGCGTTCGCGCAACACGGTGCGCGATGCACAGATCGTGGTCACCAACCACGCGCTGCTGCTGTCGGCACTGTCGATCGGTGACAGCGACAACGGCCAGCCATTGATCGCGCCGCCGTCGGACATGCTGCTGGTGCTGGACGAAGGCCATCACATCGGCAACGTGGCGATCGACCAGGGTGCGGCCAGCCTGGCGCTGGATGAGATGGCCAAGCGCACCGGTCGCCTGCAGATCCTGATCGCCGGCGCCTACCGCGCGGTCGACAAGGATCGGTTGGGCAACCTGCTGCCGAACGAAGCGATCGAAGTCGCCAGCAACGTGGCCAAGCAGCTGCGCGCGTTCCGTGACCACATCGAGCGGGTGTGGATGCCGGCACCGGCCGACGAAGAGCCGATGTGGCGCGCGGCCAATGGCCGCCTGCCCGAGGCCTGGCGCGAGCCGATCGAAGCGCTGGCCGACGACACCCGCAGCCTCTACAACTGGGCGCATGCCGCCACCGCGCAGGTGGCCAAGGGCAAGCCGGACGATGCCGCGCGTGAGCGCCTGCAGCGCAACCTGGGCATGGCGCTGGAGATGATCGAGCAGCAGTACAACCTGTGGCAGGCCTGGCGCCGCGAGGATAAGGACGGTGCGCCGCCGATGGCGCGCTGGGTCACCGCCACCCGCGACGGCGACCTCGTGCTGCACGGCTCACCGGTGTCGGCCGCGCACGTGCTGCGCAAGCTGCTGTGGGATGAAGTGGACTCGGTGGTGATGACCTCGGCGACGCTGACCGGCGGTGGCGACTTCCAGTCGCTGGCAATCGACAACGGCATTCCGGAAGAGGCCGAGATGGTCTCGCTGTCGTCGCCGTTCGACCTGCCCAACCAGGCCGAGCTGATCGTGCCGAAGTTCCCGGTCACGCCGGATGACCGCGAAGGGCACCCGCGCGAAGTGGCGCGCTACCTGGACACCGAACTGGACTGGGCCAAGGGCTCGATGGTGCTGTTCACCTCGCGCTGGAAGATGGAGAAGGTGGCCGGGCTGATGTCGGCCGCGCGCCGCAAGCAGGTGCTGGTGCAGGGCGAGATGTCCAAGACCCGGCTGATCGACGAGCACCTGCGGCGCGTGGCGGCAGGCGAGGGCTCGGTGCTGTTCGGGCTGAATTCGTTCGGCGAAGGCCTCGACCTGCCCGGCGAAGCCTGCACCACGGTGGTGATCACCCAGGTGCCGTTCGCAGTGCCGACCGATCCGCAGACCGCCACGCTCAGTGAATGGTTCGAGGGGCGCGGGCTCAACGCCTTCAACCTGATCGCGATTCCGCACGCGCTGCGCACGCTGACCCAGTTCGCCGGCCGCCTGATCCGCACCTCCACCGACACTGGCCGCGTGGTCATTCTTGATTCGCGGTTGCTGACCCGCCGCTACGGCAAGCGCATCATCGACGCGCTGCCGCCGTTCAAGCGCGTGATCGGCTGA
- the aroE gene encoding shikimate dehydrogenase, whose amino-acid sequence MTDRYAVFGHPVAHSKSPQIHATFGRQEGIAVDYRAIDLAPDAFLAGLEAFAADGGVGANVTSPHKEAAFSVCTTLTARARRAGSVNTLLRKGDRWHGDTTDGIGLVRDLTDRHGLDLRGRRMLLIGAGGSARSVAPAFLDAGITELVVVNRTPERADELIDAMGEPGRAISRYWEDLRELGDFELIVNATSAGRDRDVEFKLPLSLVNSMTTAVDLNYGEAAIAFLAWARAANCRNTVDGLGMLVEQAAESFLQWHGVRPQTDEVYQTLRQGSAVLAGED is encoded by the coding sequence ATGACCGACCGTTACGCCGTCTTCGGACACCCCGTTGCCCACTCGAAGTCGCCGCAGATCCACGCGACGTTCGGTCGCCAGGAAGGCATCGCGGTGGATTACCGCGCGATCGACCTGGCCCCGGATGCGTTCCTGGCCGGCCTGGAAGCCTTCGCCGCCGACGGCGGTGTCGGTGCCAACGTCACCTCGCCGCACAAGGAAGCCGCGTTCTCGGTGTGCACCACGCTGACTGCACGTGCGCGCCGCGCCGGCTCGGTCAACACGCTGCTGCGCAAGGGCGACCGCTGGCATGGCGACACCACCGACGGCATCGGCCTGGTGCGTGACCTGACCGACCGCCATGGCCTGGACCTGCGTGGCCGCCGCATGCTGCTGATCGGTGCCGGCGGCTCCGCGCGCAGCGTCGCTCCGGCCTTCCTTGATGCCGGCATCACCGAGCTGGTGGTGGTCAACCGCACGCCGGAACGCGCCGATGAACTGATCGACGCGATGGGCGAACCGGGCCGCGCGATCAGCCGCTACTGGGAAGACCTGCGCGAGCTGGGCGACTTCGAACTGATCGTCAATGCCACCTCGGCCGGCCGCGACCGCGACGTCGAGTTCAAGCTGCCGTTGTCGCTGGTCAACTCGATGACCACCGCCGTCGACCTGAACTACGGCGAGGCCGCCATCGCCTTCCTGGCCTGGGCGCGCGCAGCGAACTGCCGCAATACCGTGGATGGCCTGGGCATGCTGGTCGAGCAGGCCGCCGAGAGCTTCCTGCAGTGGCACGGTGTGCGTCCGCAGACCGACGAGGTCTACCAGACGCTGCGGCAGGGCTCGGCCGTGCTGGCCGGCGAGGACTGA
- a CDS encoding MoxR family ATPase: MTEVPELPAAANARLIERVDAIRDAVGHAFIGQADVLDQILVALLAGGHVLIEGVPGLGKTLLVRALAQALELDYGRVQFTPDLMPSDVSGHAVYDPKSESFKIRRGPVFTNLLLADEINRAPAKTQSALLEVMQEGQVTIEGKAFTLAPPFMALATQNPLEQEGTYPLPEAQLDRFLLKVLIHYPQLEDEKRMVTAITSGRAASDFDLSQVPRVLGAGELLELQRATAAITVDDEVIDYAVRIVAATRQWPGIAVGAGPRGSIALVRASRAQAVLAGRDFVTPDDVRDIARPALRHRIALAPELQIEGQDADDVLGALLAKVEAPRR; the protein is encoded by the coding sequence ATGACCGAAGTCCCCGAGCTGCCGGCGGCCGCCAACGCCCGCCTGATCGAACGCGTCGATGCCATCCGCGATGCCGTCGGCCACGCCTTCATCGGCCAGGCCGATGTGCTGGACCAGATCCTGGTGGCGCTGCTTGCCGGTGGTCACGTGCTGATCGAGGGCGTGCCCGGGCTGGGCAAGACCCTGCTGGTGCGCGCACTGGCACAGGCCCTGGAGCTGGATTACGGGCGTGTACAGTTCACCCCCGACCTGATGCCCAGCGACGTCAGCGGCCACGCGGTGTACGACCCGAAGAGCGAGAGCTTCAAGATCCGCCGCGGCCCGGTGTTCACCAACCTGCTGCTGGCCGACGAGATCAACCGTGCACCCGCCAAGACCCAGTCGGCGCTGCTGGAAGTGATGCAGGAAGGCCAGGTGACCATCGAAGGCAAGGCCTTCACCCTGGCGCCGCCGTTCATGGCGCTGGCCACGCAGAACCCGCTGGAGCAGGAAGGCACCTACCCGCTGCCGGAAGCACAGCTGGACCGCTTCCTGCTGAAGGTCCTGATCCACTATCCGCAGCTGGAGGACGAGAAGCGCATGGTGACCGCGATCACCAGCGGCCGTGCCGCCAGCGATTTCGACCTGAGCCAGGTGCCACGCGTGCTCGGTGCTGGTGAGCTGCTGGAACTGCAGCGCGCCACTGCGGCGATCACCGTCGACGACGAAGTGATCGACTACGCGGTGCGGATTGTGGCGGCCACAAGGCAGTGGCCGGGTATCGCGGTCGGCGCTGGCCCGCGTGGCAGCATCGCGCTGGTGCGTGCCTCGCGCGCGCAGGCGGTGCTGGCCGGTCGTGATTTCGTCACTCCGGATGATGTGCGCGACATCGCACGCCCGGCGCTGCGCCACCGCATCGCGCTGGCCCCGGAACTGCAGATCGAAGGCCAGGACGCCGACGACGTGCTGGGCGCGCTGCTGGCCAAGGTGGAAGCGCCGCGCCGATGA
- a CDS encoding glutathionylspermidine synthase family protein, giving the protein MQRIRIAERAQWRARAEEAGFRFHTIDGQPYWDESAYYAFTLRQIEQDIEDPSAELHQMALDLVGDVIGSERLMDQLAIPSHYRDWIADSWRQRQPHLYGRLDLAYDGTGPAKLYELNYDTPTSLFEASFFQWQWLEDQRNAGRLPQHADQFNAIHEALVERFGELATQLPPPLYFSAVGSSEEDRGTVDYLRDCASQAGLHGQAIAIEDIGLSEDGRFTALDDAVIGTLFKLYPLEDLMAEEFGRALPRSGVQLLEPAWKAVLSNKGILPLLWQRNVGHPNLLEAHFDDGSTLASGWVRKPLFSREGANIEMHLADGSTQRSDGPYDGPAIIQRAHPLTRFEGGYPLIGSWVVGDHACGIGIREDDSAITRDSARFVPHAIVDEAPTRIYV; this is encoded by the coding sequence ATGCAGCGTATCCGGATTGCCGAGCGTGCCCAGTGGCGGGCACGCGCGGAAGAGGCGGGTTTCCGCTTCCACACCATCGACGGCCAGCCGTACTGGGATGAAAGCGCGTATTACGCTTTCACTCTGCGCCAGATCGAGCAGGACATCGAAGACCCCAGCGCCGAGCTGCACCAGATGGCGCTGGACCTGGTCGGCGATGTCATCGGCAGCGAACGCCTGATGGACCAGCTGGCGATTCCGTCGCATTACCGCGACTGGATCGCCGACAGCTGGCGCCAGCGCCAGCCGCATCTGTACGGTCGCCTGGACCTGGCCTACGACGGTACCGGCCCGGCCAAGCTGTACGAGTTGAACTACGACACGCCGACCTCGCTGTTCGAGGCCAGCTTCTTCCAGTGGCAATGGCTGGAAGACCAGCGCAATGCCGGTCGCCTGCCGCAGCATGCCGACCAGTTCAACGCGATCCACGAGGCATTGGTCGAACGCTTCGGCGAACTGGCCACGCAGTTGCCGCCGCCGCTGTATTTCAGCGCCGTGGGCAGTTCGGAAGAAGACCGCGGCACCGTCGACTACCTACGCGACTGTGCGTCGCAGGCCGGCCTGCATGGCCAGGCCATCGCCATCGAGGATATCGGTCTGTCCGAGGACGGCCGCTTCACCGCGCTGGACGATGCGGTGATCGGCACGCTGTTCAAGCTGTACCCGCTGGAAGACCTGATGGCCGAGGAATTCGGCCGCGCGCTGCCCCGCTCGGGCGTGCAGCTGCTGGAACCGGCATGGAAGGCGGTGCTGAGCAACAAGGGCATCCTGCCGCTGCTGTGGCAGCGCAACGTGGGCCATCCGAACCTGCTGGAAGCGCATTTCGATGACGGCAGCACGCTGGCCTCGGGCTGGGTGCGCAAGCCGCTGTTCTCGCGCGAAGGCGCGAACATCGAGATGCACCTGGCCGATGGCAGCACCCAGCGCAGCGACGGTCCCTACGATGGTCCGGCGATCATCCAGCGTGCGCATCCGCTGACCCGCTTCGAAGGCGGCTACCCGCTGATCGGCAGCTGGGTGGTGGGTGACCACGCCTGCGGCATCGGCATCCGCGAGGACGACAGCGCGATCACCCGCGACAGTGCGCGCTTCGTGCCACACGCGATCGTTGATGAGGCACCGACGCGGATCTACGTCTGA